In the Streptomyces sp. f51 genome, one interval contains:
- the mce gene encoding methylmalonyl-CoA epimerase, with amino-acid sequence MLTRIDHIGIACFDLDTTVEFYRATYGFEVFHSEVNEEQGVREAMLKINETSDGGASYLQLLEPTREDSAVGKWLAKNGEGVHHIAFGTADVDADAADIRSKGVRVLYDEPRTGSMGSRITFLHPKDCHGVLTELVTSAAVESPEH; translated from the coding sequence ATGCTGACGCGAATCGACCACATCGGGATCGCCTGTTTCGACCTCGACACGACTGTCGAGTTCTACCGTGCGACGTACGGCTTCGAAGTCTTCCACTCCGAGGTCAACGAGGAGCAGGGTGTCCGGGAGGCCATGCTCAAGATCAACGAGACGTCCGACGGCGGCGCCTCCTACCTCCAGCTGCTGGAACCCACCCGCGAGGACTCCGCCGTGGGCAAGTGGCTGGCCAAGAACGGCGAGGGCGTGCACCACATCGCCTTCGGCACCGCGGACGTCGACGCGGACGCCGCGGACATCCGGAGCAAGGGCGTCCGAGTGCTCTACGACGAGCCGAGGACCGGGTCCATGGGGTCCCGGATCACCTTCCTGCACCCCAAGGATTGCCACGGAGTACTGACAGAACTGGTCACTTCGGCGGCGGTTGAGTCACCTGAGCACTGA
- a CDS encoding acetyl-CoA C-acetyltransferase, which translates to MSGTNSNTSVIVAGARTPMGRLLGSLKSFSGADLGGFAIKAALDRAGIGGDQVQYVIMGQVLQAGAGQIPARQAAVKAGIPMNVPALTINKVCLSGLDAIALADQLIRAGEFDIVVAGGQESMTNAPHLLPKSREGFKYGAIEMLDAMAYDGLTDAFENIAMGESTEKHNTRLGIQRPVQDEIAALSHQRAAAAQKNGLFEAEITPVEIPQRKGEPVVFSKDEGIRAETTAESLGKLRPAFAKDGTITAGSASQISDGAAAVVVMSKAKALELGLEWIAEIGAHGNVAGPDNSLQSQPSNAILHALKKEGLGVEDLDLIEINEAFAAVAVQSMKDLGVSTEKVNVNGGAIALGHPIGMSGARLVLHLALELKRRGGGVGAAALCGGGGQGDALIVRVAKA; encoded by the coding sequence ATGTCTGGAACGAACAGCAACACCTCGGTGATCGTCGCGGGCGCCCGAACGCCCATGGGACGACTGCTGGGCTCGCTGAAGTCCTTCTCCGGGGCCGACCTCGGCGGCTTCGCGATCAAGGCCGCCCTCGACCGCGCGGGCATCGGCGGCGACCAGGTGCAGTACGTGATCATGGGCCAGGTGCTCCAGGCCGGGGCGGGGCAGATCCCGGCACGCCAGGCCGCCGTCAAGGCGGGCATCCCCATGAACGTCCCGGCCCTGACCATCAACAAGGTGTGTCTCTCCGGCCTCGACGCCATCGCCCTCGCCGACCAGCTGATCCGCGCCGGCGAGTTCGACATCGTGGTCGCCGGCGGCCAGGAGTCCATGACGAACGCGCCCCACCTGCTCCCGAAGTCCCGCGAGGGCTTCAAGTACGGCGCCATCGAGATGCTCGACGCCATGGCCTACGACGGTCTGACGGACGCCTTCGAGAACATCGCCATGGGCGAGTCGACGGAGAAGCACAACACCCGCCTCGGCATCCAGCGTCCCGTGCAGGACGAGATCGCCGCGCTCTCCCACCAGCGCGCCGCCGCCGCCCAGAAGAACGGCCTCTTCGAGGCGGAGATCACACCCGTGGAGATCCCGCAGCGCAAGGGCGAGCCGGTCGTCTTCAGCAAGGACGAGGGCATCCGCGCCGAGACGACCGCCGAGTCCCTCGGCAAGCTGCGTCCCGCCTTCGCCAAGGACGGCACCATCACCGCGGGCAGCGCCTCCCAGATCTCGGACGGCGCCGCCGCCGTGGTCGTGATGAGCAAGGCCAAGGCGCTGGAGCTCGGTCTGGAGTGGATCGCGGAGATCGGCGCCCACGGCAACGTGGCCGGCCCCGACAACTCGCTCCAGTCGCAGCCCTCGAACGCGATCCTGCACGCCCTCAAGAAGGAGGGCCTGGGGGTCGAGGACCTCGACCTGATCGAGATCAACGAGGCCTTCGCGGCGGTCGCTGTCCAGTCAATGAAGGACCTCGGGGTGTCCACGGAAAAGGTGAACGTCAACGGCGGCGCCATCGCCCTCGGCCACCCGATCGGCATGTCCGGCGCCCGCCTGGTGCTGCACCTGGCCCTCGAACTGAAGCGGCGCGGCGGCGGCGTCGGCGCGGCCGCCCTGTGCGGCGGCGGCGGCCAGGGCGACGCCCTGATCGTGCGGGTGGCCAAGGCCTGA
- the meaB gene encoding methylmalonyl Co-A mutase-associated GTPase MeaB, producing MQDVSSLVTQAREGRPRAVARLISLVEGAAPQLREVMAALAPLAGNAYVVGLTGSPGVGKSTSTSALVTAYRRQGKRVGVLAVDPSSPFSGGALLGDRVRMSDHASDPGVYIRSMATRGHLGGLAWSAPQAIRVLDAAGCDVILVETVGVGQSEVEIASQADTSVVLLAPGMGDGIQAAKAGILEIGDVYVVNKADRDGADATARELNHMLSLGESRGPGDWRPPIVKTVAARGEGIDEVVEALEKHRAWMEERGVLAERRLARASQEVETIAVTALRRRIGDLHGDRRLSALAERIVAGELDPYEAADTLIEGLKET from the coding sequence ATGCAGGACGTCTCCTCGCTGGTGACCCAGGCCAGGGAAGGGCGGCCGCGGGCGGTGGCCCGGCTGATCTCCCTCGTGGAGGGAGCGGCACCGCAGCTCCGTGAGGTCATGGCGGCGCTGGCCCCGCTGGCCGGCAACGCGTACGTGGTGGGGCTCACCGGTTCGCCCGGCGTCGGCAAGTCGACGTCGACGTCGGCGCTGGTGACTGCCTACCGCCGGCAGGGCAAGCGGGTCGGCGTCCTCGCCGTCGACCCGTCCTCGCCGTTCTCCGGCGGCGCCCTGCTCGGCGACCGCGTCCGCATGTCCGACCACGCCTCGGACCCGGGCGTCTACATCCGCTCGATGGCCACGCGCGGGCACCTCGGCGGCCTCGCCTGGTCGGCCCCCCAGGCGATCCGCGTCCTGGACGCGGCGGGCTGCGACGTGATCCTGGTCGAGACGGTGGGCGTCGGCCAGTCGGAGGTGGAGATCGCCTCCCAGGCGGACACCTCCGTCGTCCTCCTCGCCCCCGGCATGGGCGACGGCATCCAGGCGGCCAAGGCGGGAATCCTGGAGATCGGCGACGTGTACGTCGTCAACAAGGCCGACCGCGACGGCGCCGACGCCACCGCCCGCGAGCTGAACCACATGCTCAGCCTCGGCGAGTCCCGCGGCCCGGGGGACTGGCGGCCGCCGATCGTCAAGACCGTCGCCGCGCGCGGCGAGGGCATCGACGAGGTCGTCGAGGCCCTGGAGAAGCACCGGGCGTGGATGGAGGAGCGCGGCGTCCTGGCCGAGCGCCGGCTCGCGCGGGCGTCCCAGGAGGTCGAGACGATCGCCGTCACCGCGCTGCGCCGCCGCATCGGCGACCTCCACGGCGACCGCCGCCTGAGCGCCCTCGCGGAACGCATCGTCGCGGGCGAACTCGACCCGTACGAGGCCGCGGACACCCTGATCGAGGGCCTGAAGGAAACCTGA
- a CDS encoding MFS transporter, with protein MSASSSRPSYAALLRVPHARRTFLAAMTGRLSYGLVSLAMMLTTTRATGSYAVAGTVMALFGAMSVFLSPARAALIDRYGARRALIPMASLYAGLLTLFAVTAWRPGAPVAAIGAVAVAAGACTPPLGPTMRAVWGEMVRDERLLRRAYSLDGVVEEILFVSGPLVVGAVVQLAPPAAAVALSALLVWSGTLAFVSSPVVAGVRPAAARAARGGRRRWGGRGLARPVVVAAGVGLSLGAVDLLVMAFAEQHRHGAGAVAWVLAALSLGSALGGLLNGAVDWRAAPEARLPLLAGALGLTLLGAGLADGLGTLAVAVACAGFFVAPALTTAYLTADAAAPPGFRTRAGAWVNTAVNAGSSVGAAGAGLLVGRLPLGPCFAVSGAAALVAALVCVRNARAPRPDADAGHGADGAWSAVTEGAQLPG; from the coding sequence ATGTCTGCGTCGTCCTCGCGGCCGTCCTACGCCGCGCTCCTCCGCGTTCCCCATGCCCGCCGCACCTTCCTGGCGGCCATGACCGGCCGTCTCTCGTACGGCCTCGTCTCCCTGGCCATGATGCTCACCACCACCCGCGCCACCGGCTCGTACGCCGTGGCCGGCACGGTCATGGCGCTGTTCGGCGCGATGAGCGTGTTCCTGTCGCCCGCGCGGGCGGCCCTGATCGACCGGTACGGCGCCCGCCGCGCCCTGATCCCCATGGCCTCGCTCTACGCGGGCCTGCTCACCCTGTTCGCGGTCACCGCCTGGCGGCCCGGCGCACCCGTGGCGGCGATCGGCGCGGTGGCGGTCGCCGCCGGTGCCTGCACACCCCCGCTCGGCCCCACGATGCGTGCCGTGTGGGGTGAAATGGTCCGGGACGAAAGGCTGTTGCGGCGGGCGTACAGTCTCGACGGCGTCGTGGAGGAGATCCTCTTCGTCTCCGGGCCGCTGGTCGTCGGGGCGGTCGTGCAACTGGCACCGCCCGCGGCCGCCGTCGCGCTCAGCGCCCTGCTGGTGTGGTCGGGAACCCTGGCCTTCGTCTCGTCCCCCGTCGTGGCGGGCGTCCGCCCGGCCGCCGCGCGAGCGGCACGTGGCGGGCGCCGCCGGTGGGGCGGCCGGGGTCTCGCCCGGCCCGTGGTCGTCGCCGCCGGTGTCGGTCTCTCCCTCGGCGCGGTCGACCTTCTGGTTATGGCGTTCGCCGAACAGCACCGTCACGGCGCGGGCGCGGTGGCCTGGGTGCTCGCCGCGCTCTCGCTGGGCAGCGCGCTGGGCGGTCTGCTGAACGGCGCGGTCGACTGGCGCGCGGCGCCCGAGGCCCGGCTGCCGCTGCTCGCCGGAGCCCTGGGCCTCACCCTGCTCGGAGCGGGACTCGCCGACGGCCTCGGCACCCTGGCCGTGGCCGTGGCCTGCGCCGGCTTCTTCGTGGCCCCGGCCCTGACCACGGCCTATCTGACGGCCGACGCGGCGGCCCCGCCGGGCTTCCGCACCCGGGCCGGCGCCTGGGTCAACACCGCGGTGAACGCCGGGAGTTCCGTGGGAGCCGCCGGTGCGGGCCTGCTGGTGGGCCGGCTGCCGCTCGGCCCCTGCTTCGCGGTCTCGGGGGCGGCGGCCCTGGTGGCGGCCCTGGTGTGCGTACGGAACGCACGTGCCCCGCGTCCGGATGCGGACGCGGGGCACGGTGCGGACGGCGCGTGGTCCGCGGTGACGGAGGGCGCGCAACTGCCCGGCTGA
- a CDS encoding MarR family transcriptional regulator encodes METETATRWLTDAEQCAWRTHLEVNRLLTYQLERDLQPFGLTMNDYEILVNLSESEGDRMRMSDLASATLQSKSRLSHQITRMENADLVRRENCESDRRGLYAVLTEHGMETMKKVSPHHVASVRRHFIDLVSPEALEDLHKSLRPIAEHLLGQRGKP; translated from the coding sequence ATGGAGACCGAGACGGCCACGCGCTGGCTGACCGATGCGGAGCAGTGCGCCTGGCGCACCCACCTGGAGGTCAACAGGCTGTTGACGTACCAGCTTGAGAGGGACCTTCAGCCGTTCGGGCTGACGATGAACGACTACGAGATCCTGGTGAACCTCTCCGAGTCGGAGGGCGATCGCATGCGGATGAGCGATCTGGCCTCCGCCACCCTCCAGTCCAAGAGCCGGCTCTCGCACCAGATCACGCGCATGGAGAACGCGGACCTGGTGCGCCGCGAGAACTGCGAGTCCGACCGGCGGGGCCTGTACGCGGTCCTCACCGAGCACGGCATGGAGACCATGAAGAAGGTCTCGCCGCACCATGTGGCCTCCGTGCGGCGGCACTTCATCGACCTCGTCTCGCCCGAGGCGCTCGAGGACCTGCACAAGTCGCTGCGCCCGATCGCCGAGCACCTGCTGGGACAGCGCGGCAAGCCGTAG
- a CDS encoding AIM24 family protein, translating to MSGYGVPGGPVIHDPMSLPVDDNVNKYTFCVELKGSEWFLQKGKMIAYYGSMEFNGIGHGRLDRLVRTSFHSPLHASDWVVAQGSGKMLLADRAFDVNSYDLDDGNLTIRSGNLLAFQPSLALKQSIVPGFLTLIGTGTFVAASNGPVVFMEPPIRVDPQALVGWADCPSPCHHYDHGYMTGVMGGLRAMTGIGGASGEEHQFEFVGAGTVLLQSTEILMAEQATGAVPQQAGVPGAGGVPGQHGQQAGAPRLPGQLGDLQRRFGL from the coding sequence GTGAGCGGGTACGGAGTTCCGGGCGGCCCGGTGATCCACGATCCGATGTCGCTGCCGGTCGACGACAACGTCAACAAGTACACCTTCTGCGTGGAGCTCAAGGGGAGCGAGTGGTTCCTCCAGAAGGGCAAGATGATCGCCTACTACGGATCCATGGAATTCAACGGCATCGGGCACGGTCGACTTGACCGACTTGTCCGCACGTCGTTCCATTCGCCACTGCACGCGAGCGACTGGGTCGTGGCACAGGGCTCGGGCAAGATGCTGCTCGCCGACCGGGCATTCGACGTGAATTCGTACGACCTCGACGACGGCAACCTGACCATTCGCTCGGGCAACTTGCTCGCTTTTCAGCCAAGTCTCGCGCTCAAGCAGTCGATCGTGCCGGGCTTTCTGACACTGATCGGAACCGGCACGTTCGTGGCCGCGTCCAACGGTCCGGTGGTGTTCATGGAACCCCCGATCCGGGTGGACCCGCAGGCCCTCGTCGGATGGGCGGACTGCCCCTCCCCCTGCCACCACTACGACCATGGGTACATGACCGGCGTGATGGGCGGTCTACGTGCGATGACGGGCATCGGCGGAGCCTCGGGCGAGGAGCATCAGTTCGAGTTCGTGGGGGCGGGCACGGTGCTGCTCCAGTCCACCGAGATCCTGATGGCCGAGCAGGCCACGGGGGCGGTCCCGCAGCAGGCCGGGGTGCCGGGCGCGGGAGGGGTGCCCGGTCAGCACGGGCAGCAGGCCGGGGCACCGCGCCTTCCCGGACAGCTGGGGGACCTCCAGCGTCGCTTCGGGCTGTGA
- a CDS encoding AIM24 family protein, producing the protein MAFREVNSKMVEATVVPGQRLFSQRGAMLAYKGEVSFTPNIQGGQGGVMSMIGRRLANEATPLMTVEGSGTVFFGHGGHHVHVITLTGDTLYVEADRLLAFDGTLQQGTMFLGSQGGVMGMVRGQVTGQGLFTTTLKGHGAVAVMAHGGVFEVPITPQRTVHVDPQAYVAHHGDVRNRLSTALGWRDMVGRGSGEAFQLELSGSGSVYVQASEDKL; encoded by the coding sequence ATGGCGTTCCGCGAGGTGAACTCCAAGATGGTCGAGGCCACGGTGGTGCCGGGGCAGCGGCTGTTCAGTCAGCGCGGCGCGATGCTCGCGTACAAGGGCGAGGTGTCGTTCACGCCCAACATCCAGGGTGGTCAGGGCGGGGTGATGTCGATGATCGGCCGGCGCCTGGCCAACGAGGCGACGCCGCTCATGACCGTGGAGGGTTCGGGCACGGTGTTCTTCGGGCACGGCGGCCACCACGTCCATGTGATCACCCTCACCGGGGACACGCTCTACGTCGAGGCGGACCGGCTGCTGGCCTTCGACGGGACGCTCCAGCAGGGCACGATGTTCCTGGGCTCGCAGGGCGGCGTCATGGGCATGGTGCGGGGCCAGGTGACGGGCCAGGGGCTCTTCACGACGACGCTCAAGGGGCACGGGGCCGTGGCCGTCATGGCGCACGGCGGCGTCTTCGAGGTCCCGATCACCCCGCAGCGGACGGTGCACGTCGACCCGCAGGCGTACGTGGCGCACCACGGCGACGTGCGCAACAGGCTGTCCACCGCGCTGGGCTGGCGCGACATGGTGGGACGCGGTTCGGGCGAGGCGTTCCAGCTGGAGCTGAGCGGCAGCGGTTCGGTGTACGTCCAGGCATCGGAGGACAAGCTGTGA
- a CDS encoding AIM24 family protein: MFRLQGSKVLAVDMTGDAVKAKNGSMVAYDGQMAFKKLSGGGEGLRGMVTRRLTGEQMTVMEVKGHGTCWFADRASEINLVSLQGDKLYVESSNLLATDTGLRTGTTFTGLRGASQGNGLFTTTVEGHGQAAITSDGPAVVLRVSAQYPLTVDPGAYIAHQGNVRQSLQSGVTFRTLLGEGGGEAFQMRFEGDGLVYVQPSERNTIAGDV, translated from the coding sequence ATGTTTCGACTTCAGGGCAGCAAGGTGCTGGCCGTCGACATGACCGGGGACGCCGTGAAGGCGAAGAACGGCTCCATGGTCGCGTACGACGGGCAGATGGCCTTCAAGAAGCTGAGCGGGGGCGGTGAGGGGCTGCGGGGGATGGTGACCCGGCGTCTCACCGGCGAGCAGATGACGGTGATGGAGGTGAAGGGGCACGGCACCTGCTGGTTCGCGGACCGGGCCTCGGAGATCAACCTGGTGTCCCTCCAGGGGGACAAGCTCTACGTGGAGTCGAGCAATCTGCTCGCCACGGACACCGGCCTGCGCACGGGCACGACGTTCACGGGGCTGCGCGGCGCCTCGCAGGGCAACGGTCTGTTCACGACCACCGTCGAGGGCCACGGCCAGGCGGCGATCACCTCGGACGGGCCCGCGGTGGTGCTGCGGGTCAGCGCGCAGTACCCGCTGACGGTCGACCCGGGCGCCTACATCGCCCATCAGGGCAATGTGCGGCAGTCGCTCCAGTCGGGTGTGACGTTCCGCACGCTGCTGGGCGAGGGCGGCGGCGAGGCGTTCCAGATGCGCTTCGAGGGCGACGGACTGGTCTACGTCCAGCCCAGTGAGCGCAACACGATCGCGGGGGATGTGTGA
- a CDS encoding DUF3817 domain-containing protein: MDIKTATALRRLRLVSAPEAVSFLLLLVCSVLKRTTDFNAVPVMGAVHGVLFILYVIFWLDAWNRARWSAGTGVLYFVLSVLPTGGFFAERKLKRGAEEAVVASRAFADGAVKA, translated from the coding sequence GTGGACATAAAGACCGCCACCGCACTCCGCCGGCTCCGCCTGGTCTCGGCCCCCGAAGCCGTGTCCTTCCTGCTGCTGCTCGTCTGCTCGGTGCTGAAGCGGACCACGGACTTCAACGCCGTGCCCGTGATGGGCGCGGTCCACGGCGTCCTCTTCATCCTGTACGTGATCTTCTGGCTGGACGCCTGGAACCGCGCCCGCTGGAGCGCCGGCACCGGTGTCCTCTACTTCGTCCTGTCCGTCCTGCCCACCGGCGGTTTCTTCGCCGAGCGCAAGCTCAAGCGCGGGGCCGAGGAAGCTGTCGTCGCCTCCCGCGCCTTCGCGGACGGAGCGGTGAAGGCATGA
- a CDS encoding MTH1187 family thiamine-binding protein, with product MIVAFSVTPLGVGEDVGEYVADAVRVVRESGLPNRTDAMFTSIEGGWDEVMDVVKRAVAAVEARAPRVSVVLKADIRPGVTDGLTSKVETVERHLSA from the coding sequence ATGATCGTCGCCTTCTCCGTGACACCGCTCGGTGTCGGCGAGGACGTGGGGGAGTACGTCGCCGACGCCGTCCGCGTGGTCCGCGAGTCCGGCCTCCCCAACCGCACCGACGCGATGTTCACCTCGATCGAAGGTGGCTGGGACGAGGTGATGGACGTCGTCAAGCGCGCCGTCGCCGCCGTCGAGGCGCGCGCGCCCCGTGTCTCGGTCGTCCTCAAGGCGGACATCCGTCCCGGCGTGACGGACGGCCTCACCTCCAAGGTGGAGACGGTGGAGCGGCACCTGTCGGCATGA
- a CDS encoding cellulose synthase catalytic subunit yields MRPAGYDYDTYSRLAGPLTEPPATGYRVRYTKLLSRSPHRRSAVLLTALAPIVTGALLACLVWPTHWVHREGAEPWRTALDTTMLVAIALIELFMAVNVLSIAHATLAARDPVPVRPAHGTRVAFLTTYVPGKEPLATVRATLEAAVALTHTGPLDVWLLDEGDDAQAGALCAELGVRHFTRLGVPEWNRPEGRHRARTKHGNYNAWLDLYGHAYDFFASVDTDHVPLPGFLERMMGYFRDPDVAFVVGPQVYGNYDNPVTKAAESQQFLFHALIQRAGNRYGSPMFVGTNNVVRIAALRQVGGLYDSITEDMATGFELHRNRNPRTGRHWRSVYTPDVLAVGEGPSSWTDFFTQQTRWSRGTYETLFGQYGNALFSMPRGRLLSYTLMLLYYPMTAVNWLLGMLSCFLFLWFGASGTQVTASEWSMLYGDAAALQICLYLWNRRHNVSPHEPEGSAGLAGMAMSALSAPVYLKALSEAVLRRPSRFVVTPKGHDASPDRLGTFRVHLGWAALLALSLGASAVLGHTHAAMRAWALPALGISLAPVVVWLRTLAGERGTRPVAPARVRLPDSRDAVADTTPVTVTGSTTGGT; encoded by the coding sequence GTGCGGCCCGCGGGCTACGACTACGACACCTACAGCCGACTCGCCGGACCCCTGACCGAGCCGCCCGCCACCGGCTACCGGGTGCGGTACACCAAGCTCCTGTCGCGGTCGCCGCACCGCAGGAGCGCGGTCCTGCTGACAGCCCTCGCCCCCATCGTCACCGGCGCGCTCCTCGCCTGTCTGGTGTGGCCCACGCACTGGGTGCACCGCGAGGGGGCCGAGCCCTGGCGGACCGCCCTCGACACCACGATGCTCGTCGCCATCGCCCTGATCGAACTCTTCATGGCCGTCAACGTCCTGAGCATCGCCCACGCGACGCTGGCCGCCCGCGACCCCGTTCCGGTCCGCCCCGCGCACGGCACCAGGGTCGCCTTCCTCACCACCTACGTCCCGGGCAAGGAACCCCTCGCCACGGTCCGCGCCACCCTCGAAGCCGCGGTCGCCCTCACCCACACCGGCCCCCTGGACGTCTGGCTCCTCGACGAGGGCGACGACGCACAGGCCGGAGCGCTGTGCGCCGAGCTCGGCGTCCGGCACTTCACCCGGCTCGGGGTGCCCGAGTGGAACCGCCCCGAGGGACGCCACAGGGCCCGTACCAAGCACGGCAACTACAACGCGTGGCTCGACCTCTACGGACACGCCTACGATTTCTTCGCCTCGGTCGACACCGACCACGTCCCGCTGCCGGGGTTCCTCGAACGCATGATGGGCTACTTCCGCGACCCCGACGTCGCGTTCGTCGTCGGCCCCCAGGTGTACGGGAACTACGACAACCCCGTCACCAAGGCCGCCGAGTCCCAGCAGTTCCTCTTCCACGCCCTGATCCAGCGCGCCGGGAACCGCTACGGCTCGCCCATGTTCGTCGGCACGAACAACGTCGTGCGGATCGCCGCCCTCAGACAGGTCGGCGGGCTGTACGACTCCATCACGGAGGACATGGCCACCGGGTTCGAACTGCACCGGAACCGCAACCCCCGCACGGGACGGCACTGGCGGTCCGTCTACACGCCGGACGTCCTCGCCGTCGGCGAGGGGCCCTCCTCCTGGACCGACTTCTTCACCCAGCAGACGCGCTGGTCGCGCGGTACCTACGAGACCCTGTTCGGGCAGTACGGCAACGCGCTGTTCTCCATGCCGCGCGGCCGGCTCCTGTCGTACACGCTGATGCTCCTCTACTACCCGATGACGGCCGTCAACTGGCTGCTGGGCATGCTCAGCTGCTTCCTCTTCCTGTGGTTCGGGGCATCGGGTACGCAGGTCACCGCGTCCGAGTGGTCGATGCTCTACGGCGACGCCGCCGCCCTCCAGATCTGTCTGTACCTGTGGAACCGGCGGCACAACGTCTCCCCGCACGAACCCGAGGGATCGGCGGGTCTGGCCGGCATGGCGATGTCGGCCCTGTCGGCGCCCGTCTACCTCAAGGCGCTGAGCGAGGCCGTGCTGCGCCGCCCCAGCCGATTCGTCGTCACCCCGAAGGGCCATGACGCCAGCCCCGACCGGCTCGGGACCTTCCGCGTCCACCTCGGCTGGGCCGCGCTCCTCGCCCTCTCGCTCGGCGCCTCCGCCGTCCTCGGCCACACCCACGCGGCCATGCGGGCCTGGGCGCTGCCGGCCCTCGGCATCTCCCTCGCCCCGGTCGTCGTCTGGCTGCGCACCCTCGCCGGGGAGCGCGGCACCCGGCCCGTGGCGCCCGCCCGCGTCCGGCTCCCCGACAGCCGGGACGCGGTGGCGGACACCACCCCCGTCACCGTCACCGGCTCCACGACAGGAGGCACCTAG